The Corvus moneduloides isolate bCorMon1 chromosome 28, bCorMon1.pri, whole genome shotgun sequence genome includes the window GGTTTCACACTCAGGAATGGCCACAGCAGCAACAAGACAAGGCCTTGAGGAGACAATGTGCAGAGGAGAGTGCTCAAGGAGGTCGCTGTGTTTTGCAGgccaggcagtgacagggacGAGACCCGGGTGGACGCCGTGTGCACCTACAGCAAGGAGCCCTCGGCTGCGCCTTTGGACAGGGTGGGGCTGTACCACCAAGTGAGCAACAAGACCAGAGGCATCACCCAGCTGGGCCCCTACAGCCTGGACAAGGACAGCCTCTACGTCAACGGTGACCAGAGCTCCTCCCTcggcctcctctgctccccaacaccagccctcccccagtgctgccccttgcccagctccagctcctgaccctctgtctctctcttttcccaggataCAATGAACAGCCAGTGCTGACCAGTGAGTACCTTGCAGGGGCGGGATGGGGTCAGGAAGCTGCAAGGGCCTCCCTGGGGTCTTCCCCTGGGCACTGAAGGCTGTGGCCCTGACATCCCAGGGAAAATATGGGGATCGTGGCAACATTCCCCAtggagagcagggccagcaggagaCCTCAGGGGTTTTCCATCCAGAGCCCTGACACCCTGGcttttgcctcttttccttccccatctgtgcttctgccagctcccacccATGCAACAACGACAGCTGCCGCCCCCGAGCGTTTCACCATCAACTTCACCATCACCAACCTCCCCTACACTTCCGACCTGGAGAATCCTGACTCGGCCAGGTTCAGAGCTACTCGAAGGGTCATGAACATGATGGTAAGTGAGCCATCCCTGGGACACTGCCTTGCCCCCAGTGGCCTAGTATATCTGGAGGGAGTGCAGAGAAATGGTCATGGCTTATCCGGGAATCCTCTTCCCTTGGCAGCTCGACCGcctgctgaaggaaagcagcattgGCCCTGTTTTCCAAGGATGTGTGACAACAGACTTCAGGTATGGGTCTTGCTCAACTGTCCCTGCAGGTCCCTCGGTCTTTTGAGGGCTCCCTTGGACTTCTCCTCTTTTGGTTCCCAGCCTATGGAGGCAGGACCTCCATGCTGATACGCCTCTTCCTTCGAGcatccctcctcttcctgcGCTATTCCCTATACATGATCAAATTTTAGCCCTAAGATGACAGTCAAATCATACCTAAAAGGGCCATGGACAATCCAAAACCCATGCCTGAGGAGACAATGCGCAGAGGAGGATTTCTGAGGGAGGTCGCTGTGTTTTGCAGgccaggcagtgacagggacGAGACCCGGGTGGACGCCGTGTGCACCTACAGCAAGGAGCCCTCGGCTGCGCCTTTGGACAGGGTGGGGCTGTACCACCAAGTGAGCAACAAGACCAGAGGCATCACCCAGCTGGGCCCCTACAGCCTGGACAAGGACAGCCTCTACGTCAACGGTGACCAGAGCTCCTCCCTcggcctcctctgctcccccacaccagccctcccccagtgctgccccttgcccagctccagctcctgaccctctgtctctctcttttcccaggataCAACGAACAGCCAGTGCTGACCAGTGAGTACCTTGCAGGGGCGGGATGGGATCAGAGGACAGCAAGGGCCTCACCACAGTCTGCTTTAGGACAGAGGAGACTGGGGCCTGGGGCATGAGatcctggggacatggggatccTCCCAGCCATCCCCATggagagcagggctgcctgGAGACCTCTGCAATTGTCCAGCCAGGGCTGTAACAACCAAGCCTCTGACCCTTGTCACTCCCTCCTGTGCTTCTTCCAGCTCCCACCCATCCAACAACGACAGCTGCCGCCCCCGAGCGTTTCACCGTCAACTTCACCATCACCAACCTCCCCTACACTTCCGACCTGGAGAATCCTGACTCGGCCAGGTTCAGAGCTACTCGAAGAGTTATGAACACCCTGGTAAGTCAACCAGCACTGAGCCATATCCTTGCCTTCTTTGGCCTCATCAGCTTGGGAGGACTGCAGGGAGATGGCCATGGCTTAATTGTGAAACCTCTTCCCTTGGCAGCTGGACCGcctgctgaaggaaagcagcattgGCCCTGTTTTCCAAGGATGTGAGACAGCAGACTTCAGGTATGGGCTGCACCCCTGTGTCCCTATGAAAGGCCCTCACTCTCATAACGGGACTGGTCACTCATGTTCTCCTCTTTTAGGGAGGCAGGGCCTTCTCGCTActgccctcctgcctctggCATTTCTCCCTGATGCCCTTCTTTCTTAGAACAGCCTCTCACTGACTTTACTCTCATCTTGGGGCAGTGAAGTTTAAGATTACTTGGTAACTCCTAGAACGACTTCAAAGTCCTTCCAGGCTCCCTCCTCATGAAGTGTCCCAGGGCCTTAGTGGAGCCAGAGAACAGTGTCCAGCCACCAAACAGGCACATTTGGGGAAGGCAGGGCTTGACTTCCTACTCAGAAATGGCCATGGCAGGACCAGGGCCAAGGGCTGAGGAGACAATGTGCAGAGGAGAGTGCTCAAGGAGGTCGCTGTGTTTTGCAGgccaggcagtgacagggaTGAGACCCGGGTGGACGCCGTGTGCACCTACAGCAAGGAGCCCTCGGCTGCGCCTTTGGACAGGGTGGGGCTGTACCACCAAGTGAGCAACAAGACCAGAGGCATCACCCAGCTGGGCCCCTACAGCCTGGACAAGGACAGCCTCTACGTCAACGGTGACAattttttttgatttgtttaattttcatataGTTAATTTCCTAAACTTAAATCATTTCATATCTTGTCATGTTCATTCACTaagtaattcctttttttctaccactttttgttctttcactCATCTGTATCTCtcatttttttggttgggtttacAGGACCTCCTGCACTCTACATACATTTATAATTTTACCTccttctatatattttttttaatatagtaaaATTAACCTTTTTCAAGTATATTTTCTCTGTTACATTAATTTCAAGTATTCTATCTATGAACTTTTTAGAGAATATAGGGATTGACCTCTCAAGGTCAAGGAACAGCACTAGAACTTATCATCACTTGACAAAATCATACATAAATTTTCCATGTAGAAATTAAATGGTTCCTTGGCCATGGCAGTGTGGttggaacttgatgatctttaaattcccttccaccccaaaccatcctgtgattctaagCTAGATTTAGGGAATGGGTAAATTCCTTCTAAACATCCCTAGGAGAGGGACAATTCTGTGCACTGCTAAGAAAAGCAGCGCCTTGCCAACAACATCCAGTAGGATGAATGTGCATTTATGCCTGGACAGTCACCAAATCAGTCTTAACTAGGAAATGTTTACACAGGAGCTCTCAGACATGTTCTGTGTGTGCCAAACCTCTCCAACTGTAGGGCACTTCTCAAATCCtgtcccttttcttccccccacaGGTCATAAGGAAGTGCATCCTGAACTGTGTAAGTACCTTTAAAGAGAAATTGAGGAGCAGGAAGATTTTGCTAATTAGCAAAAGCCAAAACAACAAATTGGATTAACCAAGCAAGAGCACTGCTGGTCTATAAAATAGTGTTAAGAGAATTTGTGAGCTTATATAGCCTTGAAGCCACCTAGAATATCTGGGAATTGTGCTCAGCGTGTTTCCTCTTGGGATGTTGAACATGAAATGATATTTTCAAGCAATAACTTTCCTTTCTCATTACAGCTGCTGATCAAAGCGCCCAACCTCTGGCACCAGCAGTAAAGAACTTCACCCTGAACTTCACAATAACCAACCTCCAGTTCACTACAGATCTGGAGAAACCCAATTCCAGGAGATTCAAGTCAACAGAAAAAGTCATGTACCACTACGTAAGTCTGGCAAAACAATGCCCTGCTGGGGCACAGTTCTCTCAGTATCTCTCATCTCTTACCTTCACCAGGACATTTGGCTTATTGCCACGTTGTTATTCCATTTCCAGGTTGATCCTTTATTCCAAAGGAGCAGCATTGGCCCAGCTTACATCGGCTGCAAAGTAATGGCATTCAGGTAAGAGCCATGTCTGGGAAAAGTCCTCATTCCCTGCTTcttaaaattcccatttctcagCATTTAACTCATCTCTGAGTATTTTCTCACGTGTCAGCAATGTCTGAGGGGTTTTTCCAATCCCTGTCTTTGATTAAGATGGATTTCTCAATAATGACTAAACCAATGCCTCGTTTCCTAGGTCCACGAAGAACAGGGATGACACAGGAGTAGATGCCATGTGCAGCTGTAGGGATGAGCCTTCAGATCCCAAATTCAACAGAACAACCATTTACCGTGAGCTGAGCAAAATGACCAATGGCATCACCAAGCTGGGACACTACAGCCTCAACAGCCAGAGCCTCTACGTCAATGGTAATGAGACTTCCTCAAGGCATTATTCCTAATGAAATTGTGGATTcctcatctctggaagtgtttaaggccatgtgggatggagctctgagcatcctggtctagtgaaagttGTCCCTGTCCagggcagaggggttggaactggatggtctttatGGTCCTTTCCCTATGGTCCTTTCTGGGATTCTCTgttggaatcatggaatcattatGGTAGGAGAACACCTctgagatcaagtccaaccttcaaTGTTGACACAGACTAATTTGAAATTAGAATGAAGAAGACTTAATACACCTCtcaaaacagagaacaaaaatttGAGGGCAAAACCTTGTCAGTCACCAAGTTAAAAGTCCTGAATTCAGTAACCACAATCCTGTAATAAAACCCCCTGTATTTAGTCCTGCTGAGACTTTCTTGGAATATTTTCctaataattttccatttgtttttcagattaCAATGAGCCTCACAGTGCATCCTGTAAGTATATTTAAACCCAGACACAGGTTAAAGCTACTTAAAGGCATAAATtgattttgtttcctgctgATTTGGCAATGTTTATAACACTGCAAAATGTCTGAAGGGTAGGATCATGTTcacaccatttttttctctaagaaaCCCAATAACTGCAGTGTCTTATGAAGATCCTGTTCTTATTTTATCCCTGTCATGTTTGTTCTCTCTTGCAGCAGTAAAAACAGCCACCACACAAAGCCCAGGAGCAATCACGGACCACTTCAGCCTGAACTTCACCATAATCAACCTCATGTTCACCAGCGACCTGCAGACACCAAATTCCCGCAAATACCGGTCcactgagaaaataatgaaacacTACGTAAGCCAAAGTCACATTGGTTTTCACTGAAATCCCCCAGGATTTTGGGTTTCCCATCTTCACAAAGACATTTCCTTGCCAGATTGACCCCCTGCTTCAGAAGAGCAGCATTGGCCCTCATTTCTCTGGCTGCAAAGTGACGGGATTCAGGTGAGCAATAACCTGAGAGATTCACCTGGAACTGCAGCAAATGATTTCCTTACATCTGAGCGACCCTTTAATAATTGTTCTCCTTTTTCAAGTAGTTGCTTTCATTATAATAAAGCTTCTACTCCCTTTTGTATGGTCTTTATCTTACAAAGCCTTTTTCCTTGTAAGACCATATTCAGTAGTTTCTCCACTTCATCTGAGAACTGTGGACAGATTTATGGGGAGAGGTTTTTTAattacatcagaaaaaaaaaccccaaatatttttaataactaaCAGAAACTCCATGATATTCAATTCCTCAGGCCTGGGAAGAACACGGATAGCACAGGAGTGGACATCATCTGCAGCTATGGAAAGGGCTCCCAGGTGCCCAAATTTAACCCAGCTGAGGTTTACCAAGAGCTGAGGAGAATGACAAGTGGTATCACCAAGCTGGGAATCTACAGCCTGGACAACAAGAGCCTCTATGTCAATGGTGAGTGTTTGATTTTCCCGTTCCTCTGGGcactggagcagtttgggaCCACCTTGGCTCTCAGGGATCACCTCAATGTTAAAAAAGTGACCTTGAAGAGATCTGGAGTTTTCTGCATAATTTATCTGTGTAAGATGAAGTGTaagatttaaaatcttttcacGCTGACatttttgaagattttaatttctgtattacATTGAAGAGTGACTTAATGTTAGTTTTGACCTCCATCATTCACCTGCCTGCGAACATTCCACCTGATTTCTGTTCCACagtgtttaattaaaaattgtcACACACATTTTCTCGTTGTAGCCCTGCTCTTCCAAAGCACCTTGTTCTGCCTAAGCTTTGTTTGTTTAACACATTCACACCCTTGGGGCCTGGTTCTGATGATTCATTCCCAAGTCATCCTTTTAATCACCCCCTCCCCACTTCTACCAAGTGGATGCTCTCTTACATAACTCTTTCTCTTGCATTTCCTTTCCAGGTTACAATGAACCCTTTGAGAGATCCCGTAAGTATTTTGCCAAATTCATTTTGCCAAGTTCATTTTGCCAAGTTCATTTCAGGGGAAGCTCTCAAAGAAGCGCTCTCCTCCGAAATTCAGAGGGGAATGGATTATTCAGAGTAGCTTTAAGGTGTGCTGGGATTAGGAGGGTTTTGGaagtgaaaacagattttttgtAGGAAATTCCTAATCCTTCTCCCCTTTGATTACAGCTCGGAGCACCACATCTGCACCAAGATCAACATCCAGGAATTTCACACTTAATTTCACCTTGACCAACCTCCGCTACACTGCAGATCTGGATGACCCAAATTCCCGCAAATTCAAGTCCACAGTGAAAGTTATGAACCACTACGTGAGTCTGGCTCTGCTTGTGCCCCTTTTGGGTCATGGTGGTGACCTAAATCTGTCTGCTTTAAACTCGCAATGTGATTCCCATCTCTCaattgtcccttttttttttgacagcttGACCCTCTTTTCAAAAGGAGCAGCATAAGCTCTGCCTACACAGGATGTAAAACCATGAGATTTAGGTAAGACTCAGAAttccagaatcccagggcgggtcaggttggaaggaacctcagtGGGTCACCTgatcccacctccctgctccagcagggtcatcccagagcacatggattgtgtccagatggctctGGAATATATCCAGTGAGGAGATTCCACAACTTTTCTGGAcgatctgttccagtgtttggtCACTAACCAgggaagttcttcctcatgctcatgaacttcctgggcatcagttccTGCCTGTTCCTCTTGTCCTACTCCTCACCAGCAGGGAACAGACCCTGGTCCATACTCTGAGCCCTTCCTGCAGACACTGAAAGTATCTGAAAGAATACTAAATAAAAAGTGTCTGAGATACCAAAGTACCTAAACATAAAACACCCAAAATACTGCTGAAACGGCAGTGAACCATTTGTTTATCCACTATCACCATCAATTCATGGTTGTTCTGAGGCCAGAAAACAGAACCAGTGACACCTCCCTGTCCAGCCAGGAATTTTTTTAGCTGGTAAAATCATTTTAGTATCTAAATGTCATCACCCCAGTTCTGGAGAGCCTGGTGAAGGATGCAGGAGCCCATTGGCACTGAGGGTTTGGTGTCTGTCCTAAAAAGCCCAAAGGGAGTtcctccagcagagcagtgtCCCAAAGAACGTGTCTGACATTTCCCCCTAGGTCTGGAAGGGCTGGGGATGACACAAAAGTGGACGCCGTGTGCAGCTGCAAGGACAATGCCAGCCTGGCCAGGTTTGACAGAGAAAAGCTTTACCAGGAGCTGAGCACCATGACCAACAATGTCACCAGACTGGGCCACTACAGCCTGGACAGGAACAGCTTGTATGTTGATGGTAAGCATCCATCGGGATAACAAGATTTTGGGATCTCCTGGAGATcactcctcatccctggagcCTGAGCACTGAGGAACCCTTCggtttgttggttttctctGAGCTTTGGCACAATGACCACATCAATCCAACATGATATTGCCATGCTGGCAGCATTTCCATCCCTTAAATCACACAAATTCCTGGAGAATTTCATTGTTACGTTCTATGATCTAAGCAGGGATGCACTTATATTGCTTTTATGATATGGACagatctaaaaataaattcactcTACCCTTTTTATTTAGGTTTCCCCCTCACAGACACAGCTGCCACCAGAAAGCCTGTCTTAACTGAAATGGCAGCCAAATTTGGCTACAGACTGA containing:
- the LOC116435780 gene encoding mucin-16-like; translation: MAIRAGWRPQWLSIQSPDTLAFASFPSPSVLLPAPTHATTTAAAPERFTVNFTITNLPYTSDLENPDSARFRATRRVMNMMLDRLLKESSIGPVFQGCVTTDFRPGSDRDETRVDAVCTYSKEPSAAPLDRVGLYHQVSNKTRGITQLGPYSLDKDSLYVNGYNEQPVLTTPTHATTTAAALERFTVNFTITNLPYTSDLENPDSARFRATRRVMNTLLDRLLKESSIGPVFQGCETADFRPGSDRDETRVDAVCTYSKEPSAAPLDRVGLYHQVSNKTRGITQLGPYSLDKDSLYVNGDQSSSLGYNEQPVLTTPTHATTTAAAPERFTINFTITNLPYTSDLENPDSARFRATRRVMNMMLDRLLKESSIGPVFQGCVTTDFRPGSDRDETRVDAVCTYSKEPSAAPLDRVGLYHQVSNKTRGITQLGPYSLDKDSLYVNGYNEQPVLTTPTHPTTTAAAPERFTVNFTITNLPYTSDLENPDSARFRATRRVMNTLLDRLLKESSIGPVFQGCETADFRPGSDRDETRVDAVCTYSKEPSAAPLDRVGLYHQVSNKTRGITQLGPYSLDKDSLYVNGHKEVHPELSADQSAQPLAPAVKNFTLNFTITNLQFTTDLEKPNSRRFKSTEKVMYHYVDPLFQRSSIGPAYIGCKVMAFRSTKNRDDTGVDAMCSCRDEPSDPKFNRTTIYRELSKMTNGITKLGHYSLNSQSLYVNDYNEPHSASSVKTATTQSPGAITDHFSLNFTIINLMFTSDLQTPNSRKYRSTEKIMKHYIDPLLQKSSIGPHFSGCKVTGFRPGKNTDSTGVDIICSYGKGSQVPKFNPAEVYQELRRMTSGITKLGIYSLDNKSLYVNGYNEPFERSPRSTTSAPRSTSRNFTLNFTLTNLRYTADLDDPNSRKFKSTVKVMNHYLDPLFKRSSISSAYTGCKTMRFRSGRAGDDTKVDAVCSCKDNASLARFDREKLYQELSTMTNNVTRLGHYSLDRNSLYVDGFPLTDTAATRKPVLTEMAAKFGYRLSFRIVNVNLTNPDSQSPEYRAAVESITNKMNHLYRQSDLRDQFLTCNITGLRPGSIVVGCLCFFQPDPNINRAVVERTFQDRTSSTSGQWLGSSYRLQEFSVDTLELSVEAATHKTPLKSDKKSFGLNFRISNLPYSPELRDSSSRMYQENKEKIEKELEVFRSSHLKDRFVGCTVESFGPVHSKGHTEVASICEFTPDPLSGTLQEQEVFEELKLLTQGFTRLGPSHELEEQSLVVEGERI